A stretch of Miscanthus floridulus cultivar M001 chromosome 13, ASM1932011v1, whole genome shotgun sequence DNA encodes these proteins:
- the LOC136501367 gene encoding uncharacterized protein translates to MKTSLFLVPLFIALLSATGPSLPSADALNVKGRLVKTKTFLSPPIFLRPGDVADKYYFDIAFPRGHLALKSFNGEVVDEHGVPVPLHETYLHHWVVEPYYAAKDATAASAEGRPRMIPARNSGVCNHTLGQYYGLGSETRRTATWVPDPYGIEIGDPSAPPEGYEERWLLNVHAIDTRGAVDKLACTECRCDLYNVTVDQHGRGIPGDYAGGLRCCYDETRCAVEEGAGFVNGEARKVFLRYTVMWQDWSDAAVLPVKIYIFDVAACKVEYQVEECAGDGECVHVQTATQVLPRGGDVVFGVAHQHSGGISASLHGDDGRLLCESTATYGNGREAGNEAGYIVGMSTCYPRPGDVKVRDGEALTVVSRYSSERRHTGVMGLFYILVAEQQPGLCFSFPVSWCLPSWLSSNL, encoded by the exons ATGAAGACCTCCCTCTTCCTCGTGCCGCTGTTCATCGCACTCCTCTCTGCAACCGGCCCGTCTCTCCCATCAGCGGACGCGCTGAACGTGAAAGGCCGCCTGGTGAAGACCAAGACCTTCCTGTCGCCGCCAATCTTCCTGCGCCCCGGCGACGTCGCCGACAAGTACTACTTCGACATCGCCTTCCCGAGAGGCCACCTGGCCCTCAAGAGCTTCAACggcgaggtcgtcgacgagcacggcGTCCCCGTGCCGCTCCACGAGACCTACCTCCACCACTGGGTCGTGGAGCCCTACTATGCGGCCAAGGACGCCacggcggcgtcggcggagggCCGCCCGCGGATGATCCCGGCGCGGAACTCTGGCGTGTGCAACCACACGCTGGGGCAGTACTACGGTCTCGGGTCCGAGACCCGGCGCACCGCCACGTGGGTGCCTGACCCGTACGGCATCGAGATCGGCGACCCGTCCGCGCCGCCGGAAGGGTACGAGGAGCGGTGGCTGCTCAACGTGCACGCCATCGACACGCGCGGCGCGGTCGACAAGCTGGCGTGCACCGAGTGCCGCTGCGACCTGTACAACGTGACCGTGGACCAGCACGGCCGCGGCATCCCCGGGGACTACGCCGGCGGCCTGCGCTGCTGCTACGACGAGACGCGGTGCGCGGTGGAGGAGGGAGCAGGGTTCGTCAACGGCGAGGCCAGGAAGGTGTTCCTGCGCTACACCGTGATGTGGCAGGACTGGAGCGACGCGGCGGTGCTGCCCGTCAAGATCTACATCTTCGACGTGGCCGCATGCAAGGTGGAGTACCAGGTGGAGGAGTGCGCCGGCGACGGCGAGTGCGTCCACGTGCAGACGGCCACGCAGGTGCTGCCGCGGGGAGGCGACGTCGTGTTCGGCGTGGCGCACCAGCACTCGGGCGGCATCAGCGCGTCCCTTCACGGCGACGACGGGCGCCTGCTGTGCGAGTCGACCGCGACCTACGGCAACGGGCGGGAGGCCGGGAACGAGGCGGGGTACATCGTGGGCATGTCCACGTGCTACCCGAGGCCGGGCGACGTGAAGGTGCGCGACGGCGAGGCTCTCACCGTGGTGTCCAGGTACAGCAGCGAGCGGCGGCACACGGGCGTAATGGGCCTCTTCTACATCCTCGTCGCCGAGCAGCAGCCGGGCCTGTGCTTCAGCTTCCCGGTGTCAT GGTGTCTACCGTCATGGCTGTCGAGCAACCTGTGA